A single Phalacrocorax aristotelis chromosome 18, bGulAri2.1, whole genome shotgun sequence DNA region contains:
- the TMIGD1 gene encoding transmembrane and immunoglobulin domain-containing protein 1 produces the protein MAQRSSLAVPHEAPVLALCFLACVATGLELSVNNQAADFSLSTLPGPAVSLSCLVQNSSQAEELLWYRGDGKVDLKDGNKVNTSNICVFPVTESDNGVTFTCKLARDKSVQVSVVLDVQFPPQLTGEESLQIEEDKDVTLTCNAKSNPQAQTAWYKNNNILILQQNRYQLHQTSEVFQLTIKKVQKSDHGTYTCVVKSSLGEGRRDFHLTVEDKKPVFPKEAVIAAAVVVTVTILFGIVARKDKIFKCFKRSSETAL, from the exons ATGGCACAGAGAAGCAGCCTCGCAGTCCCCCATGAAGCGCCTGTCCTTGCCCTTTGCTTTTTGGCCTGCGTAGCCACAG gtTTGGAACTGTCTGTAAATAACCAGGCAGCTGACTTCTCCCTGTCTACGTTGCCTGGCCCTGCCGTCTCCCTCTCGTGCCTGGTACAGAACAGCAGCCAGGCTGAGGAGCTGCTCTGGTACCGAGGAGATGGGAAAGTAGATCTGAAAGATGGGAATAAAGTGAACACCAGTAACATCTGCGTATTCCCGGTCACCGAGTCCGACAATGGAGTCACCTTCACGTGCAAGCTGGCACGGGACAAGTCTGTCCAGGTGTCTGTGGTCCTGGATGTCCAGT TTCCTCCCCAGCTGACTGGAGAAGAGTCCCTCCAAATCGAAGAAGACAAAGATGTTACCCTGACCTGCAACGCCAAATCCAACCCTCAAGCCCAAACAGCCTGGTATAAGAACAACAACATCTTGATCCTACAGCAAAATCGTTACCAGCTGCACCAGACCAGCGAGGTCTTTCAGCTCACTATCAAAAAAGTACAGAAGTCTGACCACGGCACCTACACCTGCGTGGTGAAATCTTCtttgggagaggggagaagggatTTCCACCTGACTGTTGAAG ATAAAAAACCTGTCTTTCCCAAGGAGGCtgttattgctgctgctgtggtggtTACAGTCACGATACTGTTTGGAATTGTGGCTcgaaaagataaaatttttaaG tgcttcaAAAGATCAAGTGAAACAGCTCT gTGA